Genomic window (Psychromonas sp. L1A2):
TTTGTGTCCATTTATTACGCTTTAGCATTGATTTAATAAATGTATTTATTTAGGTAAAAAGCCAACGCGATCATACACTTTAGCCAGTGTTTCAGCCGCTCGTTCACGTGCTTTCTCTGCGCCAACTCTTGCAATCGACTGCAATGCATCTTCATCAGCACGCAATGCTTTGAAACGCTCTTGAATTGGCGCTAATAAAGTTACAACTGCTTCTGCCGTGTCTGATTTTAAATGCCCATACATTTTATCTTCGTATTCAGGGATCAAGCTTTCAATTGATTTACCTGTTGAACATGAAAGTAAGGTTAATAAGTTAGAAACACCTGGTTTTTCAGCAGTATCAAAATAGATACGCGCTTGCTCGTCAGTATCTGTCATCGCACTTTTAATTTTCTTGGCTATTTTCTTTGGGTCTTCCAATAATGCAATAAAGTTCTTTTCATTATCGTCAGATTTAGACATCTTTTTAGTGGGTTCTTGCAAGCTCATAATACGAGCACCATGCTCTGGAATAGCAGGCTCAGGAACGACAAAAGTATTGCCATAAGCGTTATTAAAACGAGTGGCGATATCACGTGCTAATTCAAGATGCTGTTTTTGGTCACTTCCAACAGGCACACTACTAGGGCCATATAACAAAATATCTGCAGCCATCAATACAGGGTAGCTATACAAACCCGCGTTAATGTTAGTCACATTTTTTTGCGATTTATCTTTAAACTGCGTCATACGGTTTAACTCACCCATTTGCGTATGACAGTTTAAAATCCAAGATAATTCTGCATGCTCTGGTACTTGAGATTGAATAAACATAGTACTTTTTTGTGGATCAATGCCAACAGCTTGATACATTGCTAAACCATCATAAATCGCGCTACGCAACGCTTTTGGGTCTTGACGAACTGTAATTGCATGTAAATCGACAAGACAGAATAAACAGTCATGTGTCTCTTGCATTACAACCCATTGACGCAATGCGCCCATGTAGTTACCGATAGTTAAGCCGCCTGATGGCTGACATCCGCTTAATACAACTGGTTTAGTCATTGTTTATTTCCTTCATTGCTTTTAAAGCAATGTTAATAATTCATCAAAATGATTAATAAGATAATCTGGTTTCATATCCGCAATTGGCTCGCCGAAGTTATATCCGTAAGTTAATGCAATAGTTTTTACTGATGCATTTTGGCCAGCTAATATGTCGTTGCGAGAGTCCCCTACCATTACGGTTTCAGACTTGTTGACGTTAAAATGTTCACAGGCATGGTTAACTTGCATTGGATCAGGCTTGTTTTTAGCTAATGTATCTCCACCAATTAACAAATCAAAACAACGATTTATTCCAAAATAGCGTAATAGTTCAGGTAAAAATTTCTCTGCTTTATTGGTAATTAAAGCAATTTTATAACCTTTGTCTTGTAGCGAAAATAAAGTACTTTTTACAGCAGGGTATAAACCAGATTCAGTATTTAAAAATTGTCGATAATAACCTTCAAAGATCGCAACGGCTTCAATTAATTCAACATCAGATATAGTTTTATCTTGAACATGCAATAAACAACGTTCCACCATTTTGGTGATGCCGTCGCCTACCCATGTTTTAACAATTAGGCCATTTACATTTGGTAATGATAAATCCTCTAACATTGAGTTCAATGCTAAACGTAAATCCGGTACGCTATTAACTAACGTACCATCAAGATCAAAACAAATTAATTTAATATCAGTAATTTGGGGCATATTAACTCATCTCTATTTTACTTGAGCTAGCTGTTCACGCATGTCGTCAATAACCGCTTTGTAATCAGGCTGATTAAAGATAGCTGAACCAGCAACAAACATATCTGCACCTGCCTCTGCAATTTCTTTGATATTATCCGTTTTAACACCACCATCGACTTGTAGACGAATATCTCGACCACTATCATCAATTAATTTACGTACTTGACGTAGTTTTTCAAGTGTATGGGGAATGAATGATTGGCCACCCAAAACCTGGGTTCACTGACATTAATAAAACCACATCGAGTCTATCCATAACGTGCGTTAATTCTTCTAATGAAGAGGCTGGGTTTAAAACTAACCCAGCTTTACAGCCATGATCTCTAATTAATTGTAATGAACGATCGACATGCTTTGACGCATCAGGATGGAAAGTAATAATTGATGCACCTGCATTAGCAAACTCAACAATCATTGTATCAACAGGTTCTACCATAAGATGTACATCGATTGGTGCTGTGATACCAAAGTCACGTAGCGCTTTACAAACCATTGGACCGATCGTTAAGTTAGGAACGTAATGGTTATCCATTACATCAAAATGCACTACATCGGCACCATCGTCTAATACTTTTTGAACATCTTCGCCTAAACGAGCAAAGTCTGCAGAAAGGATAGAAGGTGCAATTAAATAATCAGTCATGGTGGTTTGTCCCTAGATAGAAATAAGCTAAATAATGAGTGCATTATTCTACCTAAGCGGCGCCTAACACACTAATTTTTATTTCTGATGTTTGCTCTAGATTTATTTTTTAGCGGGGAAAAATGCAAATAATTCAGCAACTGGTTTACGATCTGTTGATTTACTGCTAATCGTACGTGAGACAAAAATCTTATCGCAATCAGCATCACGATATAATTCCTGCGTTAACGTTGTATCATGATTACTTAACAAGACTGCAGCTTTACTTTCACGCGCTAGTTTTGCTAATTGAGCTTGATCATCCAAGCTGAACCCTTGGGTTGCGTAACTCGTAAAAGAAGCACTTTTACTTAATGGAACGTAAGGAGGATCACAATAAAGCACATCTGTATCGCGTAGATACAAAAATAGCTTTTGATAAGGCTTACAGGTAAAAGTGGCTTTTTTAGCTTTTTCAGAAAAATATAATAATTCATTTTCTGGAAAATACGGCTGTTTATAGCGACCAAAAGGGACATTAAAACCGCCACTTTTATTATAACGGCACAAGCCATTATAACCATGACGATTCATATATAAGAATAACAATGAACGTAAGTAGACATCTTCGCTTTTATTAAATTTTTCTCGTAACTGATAATAAACATCTTCTTTATTATATTCAGGTTGGAAATAAACCTTCGCATCACGAATAAACTGTTTAGGTTTACGTTTAATAATTTTATACATTTCAATTAGATCAGGGTTGATATCATTGAGTATGTATTCATCAAAATCACTATTTAAAAATACCGATCCTGCGCCAACAAAAGGCTCTATTAAACGTTTTGCTTCAGGTAAACGAGCATTAATTTGCTCAGTTAAGGTGTATTTACCACCAGCCCACTTCAAAAAGGCTCTATTTTTTTTATTCATTATTTAACCGCAAATCATTATGTACCGCTTGCCATGTTTTTATCCAAGTTGGCATACCTTTAAATGCATCAGGGAAACTTTTAATTGCCAAACTTGCAGACTCTACTGAAGAATACTCACCATAAACCACTACAAACCAAGGTTTATTATTTCGAATCGTTTTATAAGAAAAAACATCCCCTCTATCTGAACTATATTTCTGTTGAAAAGCGACTAAATAGGCGCGAGATGCCATACCTGATATTTGTATCGTGAATTTTTTTGGACTTTTCGATAATAAAATATAAGTAGGAGTTAATAAGCTATCTTCTTTTTGCTTAGAAGTTATAGGCTGTTTCTCCTTTACACTAGTCGAAGAAACACTGACTGGTAGCTGCTCTACAACACTTTTATTTTCTGCTGATGGTTCAATATCACCATCAACTAGCGGTGTAGTATCTTGTTTTTTATTAATTAGAACATCTTCGTTAACTATCTCATCATTAATAACAGGAGGAAGCTGTAATAATAACGGTACTTCATGCTCATCAATATTTTTATTCGCAGGCATCTTCTGAACGTCACTACTTACCGTTTCGCTCAATACTGTTAACTCAATTAACTGATTATCTGATATGACAACACGTTGTTCAGTTCTATCTGATAAACCTACCATTGCTTTATTATCTGTAACCCCAAGCTCTAAAGTAGACCATGAACTAGCAAGTGACTCTTGTTTTGTCGTCTCAGTAGAAGTTAACTCAGTAATTTCATCTGTAACACGTAACGCATCATTCGATTCACTTTTTTGTGGTGAGTTTGATACAAACTTAGGGTAAAGATAAGCAGCCAATATACTGACAATAATGACTAACATAAGCATTAATAATACTGCAGGTAACTTTGTTTTAATCCAAGAAGGTGCGATGGTTTCAAGTAAACCTTGGCTTAAATCTTCTGCTAATTTAATTATTTTTTGAGGGTTGCCATTGCACAAACTTAACTGACGATTTAAAGCATCTTGATGTTGTAATTTAGCCTGATAGCCTACTTGTTGAAAGTTATGAAGCATTAATTCCTTCGCTTCTTGAGCACTCAATGCCGGTAATGTTAACTCAAGATGATTCAATGTAGATTGAAGTCGACTGACCAAGTGGGTACCAATATAATTTAAATAAGTTCGGGTTGTTTTTTCATCCGTTAACAACAAGACATTAAATGTATTATCTTGTGCAAGATTAGGCGCAGAAAATAACTCACATAGTTCAATAATGAAATCATCGGGTAAGTATTGTGCGTTATCAATAATGATTAATTTATTCTGCACTCTTTTTTCTGATTGTTGTAATCGAGAAATTGTATCTAATAGTTTATCTTCAGCATTAAATAATGCCTTAGCGTACAACTGAGCAATAATTTTTTGACGTAATGCATTATCTGTCAGCTCATTACCTAATGAGATATACACTTGCTGTAAATCACTCGGTAAAATATTTGAGAGATTTTCAGTAAGTGTACTTTTACCTGAGCCAGCCTCTCCAGAAACAAAAATAAGTGAAGAAGATAAATAAATATGATGTTGCAGCCGTTCTATTAACTGCAACTGAGAGGGGAGTGAAATTAATGTTCTCTCGACCATAATCGATTAAGATTCTATGACGTCACGGAGTACTTTCTCACTGACATTATCAAATAATGCACTTGTACCTACAGAGGTCGGTAAAACTAAACGTAGTTGACCATTAAGTACTTTTTTATCTAACTGCATATGTTCCGCAAAATGTTTGTATTGCATATCTGCAGGCGCTGTTAACGGTAGGTCAAAGGCTTCAATTAAATCAATGATTTGTTCCACATCACTATGATCGACTAACCCCAATATATAAGAGGTTTCAGCAGCTAATACCATACCAACAGCAACCGCTTCACCATGTAGCCAATTACCATAACCTTGCTCAGCTTCAATAGCATGGCCAAAAGTATGCCCAAGATTCAATAGTGCTCGAATCCCATGCTCTTTTTCATCTAGTGCCACCACTTCAGCTTTAATAGCACAACAACGTTTAAGCATATAAACGATAGCCGTTGGGTCAAGTGATTTGATTGCTTCTATATTTGATTCTAACCAACTGAAAAAGTCTTTATCATAAATAATACCGTACTTAATCACTTCTGCCATACCAGCAGCAAATTCACGTGCAGGCAGTGTTTTTAAACACTCAATATCAATGATAACCGCTTGTGGTTGATAAAAAGCACCTATCATATTTTTACCAAGTGGATGATTTACGGCCGTTTTTCCACCAACCGACGAATCAACTTGTGATAATAAAGTGGTTGGTATCTGTACAAATGCGATGCCCCTTTGATAACAAGCAGCAGCAAAACCAGCCATATCACCGATAACACCACCCCCCAATGCAACAATGGTTGAATCGCGAGCATGTTTTTTTGCTAATAATTCGCTCAATATTACTTCGAATGTACTTAACGTTTTATGTTGCTCGCCATCAGGTAAAATAACTTCATCTATTTGATAATCTTTTAATGTGTTTTTACAAGCCTCTAAATATAGAGGTGCAACGACATCATTAGTAACGATCATCACTTTTTTGCCTTTGATTGCACTGCTAAAAAGTGCGGTATCAGACAATAAGTTTGATCCAATAGAGATTGGGTAACTACGATCACCTAGATCAACGAGTAACTTTTCCATTAAAAATCCAATAAAGCAATAATTTGACTCGCAACAACTTTTGCACTTTGCTCGTCAGTTTCAATAGTATAATCCGCAGCTTCTTCATAAAGCGCGTTGCGTTTTTCTGCCAATGTTTCCAATACCGACTGTGGATCATCAGTTTGAAGAAGCGGTCTACGCTTATCTTTTAGTGTTCTTGCAAGCTGTTTTTGAACGCTTGTTTTTAAGTAAACCACAATACCACGAGCCGACAGATGAGTTCTGTTTTCCTGTCGAATAACCGCCCCACCGCCTGTCGCTAAAACAATACCATGTTTTTTAGTTAGTTCATCTAACATTTCTTGTTCGCGATTTCTAAAACCTTCTTCACCTTCAACGTCAAAAACCCAAGCGATATCCGCGCCAGTTTTACGTTCAATTTCACTATCTGAATCAAGGAAGTCTAAGTGCAGCATTTGTGCTAGTTGACGGCCAATTGTGCTTTTACCAGCCCCCATTGGGCCAATTAAAAATATATTACGCTGTTCTGCCATGTTGAATTTTTACTCAAGTGGTTGATTACTGGGAAGCCCCTTAAAAATTAAAGAGAAGTGCCTTATTATCGCAATTGTTAACAATATATTGCAAGCCATAAAAAAATAAGCCTGAAGGTAAACTTCAGGCTTATTCAATACTAAAGGAATTTAAGACTTAATATTTTGTTTGCATAACAATACGCGGTGTAACAAAAATTAATAATTCTGACTTACTATTGTCGGTTACTGAATTTCTAAATAAGAAGCCAAGATAAGGAATATCACCTAAAAATGGCACTTTACTGACGGTATCTGTAATTTGCTGTTGATAAATACCACCCAAAACTAAGGTTTCACCATTATCAACTAATACCTGAGTTTGAATTTCTTGTGTATCAATAGAAACTGATTCACCATCATTTGTTATAATCGTTTCACCAACAGAGTCTTGAGTAATAACGAGATCTAGGATCAATTTATTATCAGGTGTAATTTGTGGCGTTACTTGTAAACTTAATACTGCTTTTTTAAAACTAATTGATGTCGCACCTGATGATGAAGATTCTACAAAAGGAATTTCTGTACCTTGCTCAATATAAGCTGTTTGTTGATTTAATGTTGTAATACGTGGACTTGCAATAATCTCTGCTTTACTTTCTTGTTCTAAAGCAGACAACTCTAAATCTAGAATATTACCATTGGCTAGTCTAGCAACTTGAAACCCAAGTGTGCCAGCTGATGTAGAAAGAGGTAAATTAACATCTAAGGTATTCAAGGTGGTATCTTCCCCTGTACTATTTGAAAGCCCCCAAGTAATACCTAAATCTTCACCAACAGAGTCACTAACCGTTACCATTCTAGCTTCAATAACAACCTGTCGGACTGCAATATCTAAGACATCAATAATTTCTTTAACAGAGTCAATGACCGCTGCAGTATCTTTAATTAACAATGTGTTAGTACGCGTATCCACCGTCACATTACCACGCTCAGATAGTAAACTTGCATTTTGACTTGAGAGCATAGTTGCAATCGTAGCCGCTTTTGCATAATTAATTTGAATAAACTCAGAATACAAAGGGGATAAAGCAGCAACTTCATTATTAGACTCTAGTTGTTCACGCTCTTTTGCTGCAAGTTCAGTAGCAGGAGCAATCAGAAGAACATTGCCATCCATGCGTTTGCCTAAACCTCTCACCTTAAGAATAATATCTAATGCTTGTTCCCAAGGAACGTCATCAAGACGCAATGTGATATTACCACTTACTGAATCAGTGATAACTAAGTTCAAACCATTAAAGTCAGCAATTAACTGCAACACGGTACGTACCGGAATATCTTGGAAATTAAGAGAAATAGCTTTACCTTCGTAAGGCATATCCTCTTCATCTTCTGGTTTTTTAGATACTTCAACCATAAATAAAGTATCTAGTTGATCATAACGATAATTATATTCATCTTTTATATTAAAAATGAAACGCGTTTTACCATTGTCTCTAAATGTTTCTATTTTTTCTACAGTAGTAGCAAAATCAACAACATCCATTATATATAAAAAATCATCTGGAATATAAGTACTTTGAAACTCAACGATTAACTGTTGGTCACGTCTTTTTATATCAACAGCAACACTTGAATTATCTAAATAAACAAACAACTTACCTTGGCCTTCTGAGCCACGTTTAAAGTCGATATCAGAAATAGTATTAACGTAACCTTTTGGTCTATCAATCAATGCTGCTTTACGTGCTTTTTCAGCCGCTTCATTTAATGTTTTTTGTGCAGTTTGATCGCCCGTATTCTGAATAATTGCAGCTGCAACAGCAGACTCAGCTTCAGTTGCAACTGATCTTTTCTCAGTATCACCAAAACGAACAACTAAACTCTTACTTTCTTCAGAAATGTAATAAGGCATTAACTCATCAATCATAATAACTAAGCGTAAACCGCCATTCATACGTATAGCTTCTACACTGTCTATACCACTTTTATTAATACCAATAGGATTTAATTCAAGTAATGAGCTTGCATCTTTAACATCGATGACCAGCTTATTCGGACGATAATGTAATTTCTCAGT
Coding sequences:
- the trpS gene encoding tryptophan--tRNA ligase, whose amino-acid sequence is MTKPVVLSGCQPSGGLTIGNYMGALRQWVVMQETHDCLFCLVDLHAITVRQDPKALRSAIYDGLAMYQAVGIDPQKSTMFIQSQVPEHAELSWILNCHTQMGELNRMTQFKDKSQKNVTNINAGLYSYPVLMAADILLYGPSSVPVGSDQKQHLELARDIATRFNNAYGNTFVVPEPAIPEHGARIMSLQEPTKKMSKSDDNEKNFIALLEDPKKIAKKIKSAMTDTDEQARIYFDTAEKPGVSNLLTLLSCSTGKSIESLIPEYEDKMYGHLKSDTAEAVVTLLAPIQERFKALRADEDALQSIARVGAEKARERAAETLAKVYDRVGFLPK
- a CDS encoding phosphoglycolate phosphatase → MPQITDIKLICFDLDGTLVNSVPDLRLALNSMLEDLSLPNVNGLIVKTWVGDGITKMVERCLLHVQDKTISDVELIEAVAIFEGYYRQFLNTESGLYPAVKSTLFSLQDKGYKIALITNKAEKFLPELLRYFGINRCFDLLIGGDTLAKNKPDPMQVNHACEHFNVNKSETVMVGDSRNDILAGQNASVKTIALTYGYNFGEPIADMKPDYLINHFDELLTLL
- a CDS encoding Dam family site-specific DNA-(adenine-N6)-methyltransferase, whose protein sequence is MNKKNRAFLKWAGGKYTLTEQINARLPEAKRLIEPFVGAGSVFLNSDFDEYILNDINPDLIEMYKIIKRKPKQFIRDAKVYFQPEYNKEDVYYQLREKFNKSEDVYLRSLLFLYMNRHGYNGLCRYNKSGGFNVPFGRYKQPYFPENELLYFSEKAKKATFTCKPYQKLFLYLRDTDVLYCDPPYVPLSKSASFTSYATQGFSLDDQAQLAKLARESKAAVLLSNHDTTLTQELYRDADCDKIFVSRTISSKSTDRKPVAELFAFFPAKK
- a CDS encoding AAA family ATPase, with protein sequence MVERTLISLPSQLQLIERLQHHIYLSSSLIFVSGEAGSGKSTLTENLSNILPSDLQQVYISLGNELTDNALRQKIIAQLYAKALFNAEDKLLDTISRLQQSEKRVQNKLIIIDNAQYLPDDFIIELCELFSAPNLAQDNTFNVLLLTDEKTTRTYLNYIGTHLVSRLQSTLNHLELTLPALSAQEAKELMLHNFQQVGYQAKLQHQDALNRQLSLCNGNPQKIIKLAEDLSQGLLETIAPSWIKTKLPAVLLMLMLVIIVSILAAYLYPKFVSNSPQKSESNDALRVTDEITELTSTETTKQESLASSWSTLELGVTDNKAMVGLSDRTEQRVVISDNQLIELTVLSETVSSDVQKMPANKNIDEHEVPLLLQLPPVINDEIVNEDVLINKKQDTTPLVDGDIEPSAENKSVVEQLPVSVSSTSVKEKQPITSKQKEDSLLTPTYILLSKSPKKFTIQISGMASRAYLVAFQQKYSSDRGDVFSYKTIRNNKPWFVVVYGEYSSVESASLAIKSFPDAFKGMPTWIKTWQAVHNDLRLNNE
- the aroB gene encoding 3-dehydroquinate synthase; its protein translation is MEKLLVDLGDRSYPISIGSNLLSDTALFSSAIKGKKVMIVTNDVVAPLYLEACKNTLKDYQIDEVILPDGEQHKTLSTFEVILSELLAKKHARDSTIVALGGGVIGDMAGFAAACYQRGIAFVQIPTTLLSQVDSSVGGKTAVNHPLGKNMIGAFYQPQAVIIDIECLKTLPAREFAAGMAEVIKYGIIYDKDFFSWLESNIEAIKSLDPTAIVYMLKRCCAIKAEVVALDEKEHGIRALLNLGHTFGHAIEAEQGYGNWLHGEAVAVGMVLAAETSYILGLVDHSDVEQIIDLIEAFDLPLTAPADMQYKHFAEHMQLDKKVLNGQLRLVLPTSVGTSALFDNVSEKVLRDVIES
- the aroK gene encoding shikimate kinase AroK, translating into MAEQRNIFLIGPMGAGKSTIGRQLAQMLHLDFLDSDSEIERKTGADIAWVFDVEGEEGFRNREQEMLDELTKKHGIVLATGGGAVIRQENRTHLSARGIVVYLKTSVQKQLARTLKDKRRPLLQTDDPQSVLETLAEKRNALYEEAADYTIETDEQSAKVVASQIIALLDF
- a CDS encoding type IV pilus secretin PilQ; its protein translation is MKFRNLKQIILLSVGVALLFVSSFSVAESQLIKLNVNPLSEGKFELNFEFNDEIASYTEKLHYRPNKLVIDVKDASSLLELNPIGINKSGIDSVEAIRMNGGLRLVIMIDELMPYYISEESKSLVVRFGDTEKRSVATEAESAVAAAIIQNTGDQTAQKTLNEAAEKARKAALIDRPKGYVNTISDIDFKRGSEGQGKLFVYLDNSSVAVDIKRRDQQLIVEFQSTYIPDDFLYIMDVVDFATTVEKIETFRDNGKTRFIFNIKDEYNYRYDQLDTLFMVEVSKKPEDEEDMPYEGKAISLNFQDIPVRTVLQLIADFNGLNLVITDSVSGNITLRLDDVPWEQALDIILKVRGLGKRMDGNVLLIAPATELAAKEREQLESNNEVAALSPLYSEFIQINYAKAATIATMLSSQNASLLSERGNVTVDTRTNTLLIKDTAAVIDSVKEIIDVLDIAVRQVVIEARMVTVSDSVGEDLGITWGLSNSTGEDTTLNTLDVNLPLSTSAGTLGFQVARLANGNILDLELSALEQESKAEIIASPRITTLNQQTAYIEQGTEIPFVESSSSGATSISFKKAVLSLQVTPQITPDNKLILDLVITQDSVGETIITNDGESVSIDTQEIQTQVLVDNGETLVLGGIYQQQITDTVSKVPFLGDIPYLGFLFRNSVTDNSKSELLIFVTPRIVMQTKY